The Rickettsia felis URRWXCal2 genome contains the following window.
CTATAGGTAATATTTACTAAGAATAGAGATATATAGAATTTTAGGTAGCAGGAGGGGATTTGATTTGTGATATTATTAATCTGCTTAAAGAAGATTTAAATAAAGCAGATATAGAAAATGAGATATATATGCGTCTTAAAGAACCTTATTCTGTTTTAAAAAAGATGAAAAGGAAAGAAGTGCCGGTTGATGGATTGAAAGACTTAATTGCATGTAGGATTATAGTTAAATCTAAAGCTCTATGCTATAATGCTTTGGACGTAGTTAAGAGTTCTCCGCATTTAGATTGGTTATACACCAAAGATTATATCAATAGACCAAAAAGCAACGGCTATCAGTCTCTTCATAATATAATGCAGCTTTTACATTCTAAACGTAATTTTGAAATACAGATAAGAAGTGAAGATATGCATAAAGATGCTGAGCTTGGTAGAGCAGCTCATTTAAATTACAAAGAAGAACAAGACCGTCATTTGAAAAAAGTTTTTGACGTTAGTAATGACAC
Protein-coding sequences here:
- the spoT11 gene encoding Guanosine polyphosphate pyrophosphohydrolases/synthetases-like protein codes for the protein MICDIINLLKEDLNKADIENEIYMRLKEPYSVLKKMKRKEVPVDGLKDLIACRIIVKSKALCYNALDVVKSSPHLDWLYTKDYINRPKSNGYQSLHNIMQLLHSKRNFEIQIRSEDMHKDAELGRAAHLNYKEEQDRHLKKVFDVSNDTILSKARQMVKQFEGLEEQIVEYEKEIMRIWDTKYDEMLKWENTAEVLIFNEE